The nucleotide window TGTGTGTCCCAGACATGTCTTTGAAAACCTGTTACTAGTGTCTATTTCCCTCCTGTAGCTTGATGAGAAGCAGCCTAGACATCCATGAAGTGAGGAGAGGGTCTACTTGGCAAAGCTGACGGTTCCAGGTTCCGACTGTGTTCAGTCACCCGAAAGCTGGAAAGAATCTTGTAGCTGGTATTCTTCCATTCCTCTGCCAGCTTCCCCTTTTTCCCCTCCTTTCATGTTTTAGGTCAGAAAAAAGCTGGAATGTGCTGTTTCTTGTCGCAACAGGCTTTTCAAAGATAGTAATGAACCAAATTAAAGAGTTCTTTGGCCAAATTAATAACAGGCTTACCCTTCATTCCACATTATTTCATAATcccttcttttctaatttttccaGTATGGCCTGGATCTTACAAACAGCTTCTTTCCTGGCCTGACGGACAGAGTCCTGGCCTCCAGTTTCCACAGAATCCAGTTCTAAAAGTTCCTTTGTCAGCATTTCTTCCAGAAGCCAGTAAGCtttgtctgtcttttttccaacAAACTCTTCTACTTCCTGTTCAAGATACTGGACCTTCTCCAGCACATGGATGATCTTTTTAATACTTGGAGGAGTGCCTTCATCTGTAGAGAAACACTCTTCAGAGAGATTATTACTTGGAACTTGACTGCTAGGATGTTCACTGGCAGCATTACCATACAACTGAGGCTCAGCACTATACTGGACTTGAGAATCCAAAAGGTCTGAATTATCATTGTTCATTGTTCCTGAAGACTCATACTGATGGACACTGCAAGGGAAGGTGTGCCTGTTCATGCCATGACTGGACTGGTTATAGGAGTATGAGGAATCCTTgaaacaggaagacagaaaggaaaaaaagctgTTTTAATAGGCAGGCATCAAGGTCAGATACACATCTTTCACTGACCAGGAAACTACTTGAAAAGTACTTTCACACAAATAAAACTGGCTCCCACCTTAATCATCAAGAGAACACTGTTAAGGAGATAAAAGGGAGAACTCTTTTAAGAAAAAGGCACAGAATGCCTACATATGATGGCTGGAAAATACATCAATGCATGTCATTCTTGTGAATACTTCACAATCGATCTTACTAACTCACAATTCATCCAGTGATCTAATCATTAGTTTTCCTCCTTAAATAGTAGAAGCCTCTGAAGCATAGCCTAAAGCAGACAGTATTTTGTCTGTGGCTTATGTAAACAACCCCCACACAAGCCAATGTGTGCTACTTCACATTGTTTTACATCTCTTTCCACATATCATTTGAGGCTGTAAAAGAAAGTGCTTGATTCTGTTTAATATTCAGACAGTATCACAGCAGAatataagaatttttcttttctttttttttttttttttttaagatatccagaggacccaaattagATTCTGAATAGCCAGAAGGTAGCtcctaactgtctgtaactctagttccagggatctggcctccaaggatactaggcacacacatggcgCATAGTGATACAGGCAGCCAatacatccatatacataaaaaataatgagAGTACAAAAACAggtaagaacaacaaaaaaaaatccccaaaccaaGTTTTTTTCATTCAACACAAACCAATACAGAAGTGTTACCTTGTGTACTCTTAATTACCTAGAGATCAAAAGAACAGCATTTAGAAGGTCTCCTACCTTAGGTTGTTGGGGTGGTGGTGAAGGGGGTGGCTGAGGAGAACTGTTGCCAGGCCATGGTGAAGCACTTTCCGTCATGTAGAGATTGCCAGGGGGTGCTGAGGGTGCAGCTGAAGGCCAGGGGTAACGGGGGCCCATCCCATAAGCACCAGAAGCCCATGCATCATCTTGTGGCCGTACAGTCGCTGCTGACTGTGGCACAGTGCGGTTGCCATCTCCATAAGGATAATGGGGCAGTGTCATTCCAGGGTTCtagattggggaaaaaaaaacaaatgtatacTGTTTGGCTACTACTTAGAAAACAAAgagtttaaaaagtaataaaaatagcataaACAGGTCCTGACCTGTTAGTAACTCATTCATCAGTTACCAAAAATTCTCCACACCTGAGAAAATCTGACTTCCAAAGCACAAAGAACAGAGCCGGTGAAAGACTTGGGAGTAAGACTTAAATTCACTTGGCGAAGCAAGTATTTTCCAAAAACATTACAGACAGATAAATCCATACGCTATAACACAGAACAACAAAACTCCTCTTGAAACAATAAGCATGGCATATTCATAGCTTATTACTGTACACCCAACAGTGTTGGAGAAGATTAAGTTAGGGAAAGTGTCAAGCAACAACTAAAGACttattttattacagaaattTCATGGGGGCTGGAAATATGTCTCAGTCATTAAGAGCACaaactgctcttctagaagatcGCAAGTTCAAGTCCAAGATGCCATATCAAGTGGTTCCCAAACCCATCACTCCAGTTCCTGGGGTTCTCACACCTCTGGTCTTTGTGAGTACCTGCattcatgtatgtgcatatacagTCATGAAAATAAAGGAGGACAAAGGAGGAGTCAGGTATGGTGGTGGTAGGCcatttgctgtgagtttgaggccagtcaggtCTGTACAGGGAGTTCCAGGTGCCCAgggcagaagaagcagaagcagaagaagaagcagaagtagaagaagcagcagcagaagaagcagaagaagcagaagcagcagaagcagcagaagcagaagaagaagcagaagaaagaaagagagagagagagagagagagagagagagagagagaaagaaagaaagaaagaaagagaaagaaataataaattttgggctggagagatggctcagcaggtaaaggtacttgctatgCAAgtctggggacctgagtttgatccctggaacccacagaaggtgaaaagaaaaacaccacagagctgtcctttgacctctacacatgGCTGTGGTACATGTGTGTCAACCCCCACAACTCGCATcatgcacacaaataataaatataagttAGGATTTAAAACAATTATGACTGTGACATTTTTAAGGTACCTTCAGCCAAATTCAATTTAGGCATCAACATAAAAGACCCTTCCCtcgctttaaaaaaacaaaacaaaactctgaacATCTAcagtgctttcttttttgttttatttttgagacaaggccacACTATTGTAGCCTTGGATGATCTTGAAATCAAAGggatttgcttgcctctgcctcatgagaaTTGGGGTGTGGAGGGCTCTACTTTCTGTTTACAATGCAGGAAGTAGAAACATTTCTCCCTGAAAGGAAACTGCTTACCTGGGAAGCAGGATATCCTGGCACCTGACTTCTCAGAGGAGGTGGTGCTTCTGTTGGACAGTCCTGCTGGGAGTATACCCAACGGGAAGCTGGGGTTGGGCTGTTCCCAGGTGACCGGTAGGTGCTTGGAACTTCTGTGGAGTAACTGCTCTGAGTATACCCAGGTACATAGTAAGCCCCAGAGTATgaggcactgcttgctgcagggCCTGGAGGGTACGGGGGACCATATGCTCCATTTGCGTAAGAACTCACACCCTGCAGAAAAGGAAAACCAGGGGGAAAAGAGATAAATGGGTTGAAGGCATGAAATGCCTTTAATGTCCAACCTTGAAAACTTTAGAAGAAAAGATATCAGGAACTGATGAAATATAAGCTACCCAAGTAGTCTATGAAGTGCTCTTTCTCGTCACTATTCTCTACCATCAAACTACATATTAAACTCAGGCTATGAGTTTATGTAAGTTATGTGGCATCAATGGAAGGATATATTGTGATGACAGATAAAGTGACAAGGTAATGGCCTtctcaaacattttcttaaatataattCACAATTACATCTCCAAGCAGAGAACTTGTGCCCACAGGAGGCAACTCTAGGAAACCTGGGGGACTagctagagaaaaaaaaggaaattctaTTATATAATAGAAGGGGGGGGGAACACCATAGAAACAGACCTCAGACTGTAATAGGCTTTTATATTTAATTGCTCTtagctttagttttcttttcttttttattttttttagctttagttttctAACAGAAAAATGAAGAGCCTAAACTTAACTTACAGTATCAAGAAAAACTGagataacaaaaataaatgacttaGCAGGTACACAATATGCCCAACAGATGGTGATTACATTATTGTATGTATTATggtgagttaaaaaaaatgaacccaGGTTGACTTTACAGTCCATACTGAACTATGCAACCACCCAGCTTCCCAGACAACACCAACAACAGATAAAGAGACACTCCTCAGTACACTCTTACTAGTGTGGTTTGCTGTAATTTGATTACTGCCTTAAAGAGTGCTGGGGACTAAACCCAGGGCCTCGTGCAAGACAGACAAGTGTGCTACCTCCAAGATATAGTGCCAGTCCTTTTTCCTGTAGTTTTAAATTATCTACCCAGACTATTACACTGTTGATATCCAGAATCCTGCTAAATGCTCCAAGTAAGATTAAAGCTAAGCTCTAAACTGAAACTATTTCCtaaatgttttctattattttctgtgcatgtgtaagagagggaaagagaaagagagagaggtggaggatGCATGTGTCACagcatgcttgtggaggtcagaggacaatctagACAGTAGGTCCTTGCCTTCCCCTTGCCTTTGAGCTTGTTTGACTCAGGGTCTCTTATTCACTGTTTTATACTTCAGGCTAGGGATTATAGACACATTGCTGCATTCAGCTTTTATGTGGCTCTAGGAACCCAAATTCAGGTCATCACGCTTGCATGGCAGGCactttgtccactgagccatctccacagtcccactttagctttttaaaacagTGAAAACACAGAATCGCGTTCTCTTGTAATCACTGCTGTCTCAAATCCTTTTCATTTCCACTACATAATTAAAATGGCTGTATTGGCATTTGTATGTAATCCCAGAAGGATGTGGCAGGAAGAATTTCAAGTTTGTAGCTAGCAGTctaaggatgaggcaggaggattacaagatAGAAGAAAGCCTGGCCTACCTTAGTAAGACATGTTcaaaaccaaattaaaacaagagaaacaaaatacaaatgcCCAAAGAATTGCATGTGTGGTCAGGgacaataaaagattaaagagccAAGTAATATATTCCCCATAAACCCTTGAGGTTTTCAGTCTAAAAAAATAACTCCTTAATAGAATACAAAGGTCGAGATTTGATAAAATGCCACGTGACTTTTTGGTCTGTAATTACTTCCCAAGGAAATcattcaactaaaaaaaaaaagtcacaggcaTGAAGTTGTTATGTACATTATCTGTAATTACACAAAATAGTACAGGGCTGGAGGgatagcttagcagttaagagcacttgctgctcctccagagggccGAAGTTCAGTTTCCAGACTTACAACCATCTGCAATTCTACTTCCAGGCAATCCGCTGCCCTTCAAGCCTCTACGGACACTGCATATATGTGCTACACATGTATACaagcaggtaaaacacccatatatatataaaatgaaaatgagtaaCTCTTAAAATATGAGTTACACAAAATGTCATAGAACCTAGATGCCATGTCCTATGATAATCAAATGACTAAACAGAATAAAGactatttttagaaaaaatatcttttaattttttatttcacatgcattggtgttttctttgtatatgtcTGTaagacccctggaactggagttacagagagctaTGAGTGGACATGagggtgttaggaattgaacccagacctttaggaaaagcagccagtgctcttaattgctgagccatctctccagccccaaggatcattcttaagaaattttattcagtttactGTTAGAAACAAGTAGATTTAATTTTAGAATTGTTTCCTTGTaattttctttgctttatttCTTACATCTCTTTActcacttccttttcttttttgagctgGGTCTCATTAAGgggcttggctggcctggaacttgttacgTACATAGGGCTGGGCcttaaactcaagagatccttctgcctttgcttcctgagtgctgggaatgaaggtgtgtgccatcatgcctggtcttacttattttacagtgtgGATGATGGTGGGCTCATATGTTATATATGTCAGAGCACATATGTTGAGCTCAGAACACCTGTGAGAGTTtgtctcttctaccatgtgggttccaggaattgaacttcGGTGATGAGTCTTGGTGATAAGTACCCACTGAGTTATCTCGCTGGCACGCCTTTATAAAGTCTTAATCATGATCTGTGATTAAGACTTTTTATTGCtggaataaaacaccatgaccaaggcaacttaagaGAGGGTGTATTTGGGCTTTTGGTTTTCTAGGATGAGTTCCATTATGGTGGAGTGGAGGTTGGGGAAGTAAGCTGAAAGCTCACATTTTAAACTATAAGCACAAAAGCAAGCTGAGAATGGCTCAAATCTTTCAgctctcaaagcctacccccagtgacatatttAAGCAAGGCCGGACCTCTTAAATCTCCCAGAAAGTACCACCAACTGGAGATCAAGTGTTCACACGTCAGAGTCTATGAGGGCCAGCACAGACTCATTTAAACTACCACTACaaggtagttttttgtttgtttttaaatacacatACTTAGATTTatttaaaagcaacaaaatacGTTATTTGGTATTTGTTTCAAAAATACTCCAAGAAAATACTACAAAGACAACACAAGATGGTCAAGTGTTGAGTCTTGTTGAAGCTGGGAGGAACATTTATTTCTActtttgtttgaaattttcttaatatgaaagaaaagaaagaagaagtggTATGGTAGTCACAGGcacataattccagcactcaagaggctgagagcTATGGGACAGGGGGCTGGAACAAAGAAGGTCTTGTCATTGGGTCTGTAAACTGAACCTGACAGGGAAACACAGAAGTGTGCAACAGGGCAGCAGACATAGTTTAATGGGTAAGGGTGGTTGTTTTGCAAGCCTAATGACGTGAGTTTAATCCTTAGACGAGTGAGAGAACTCCTAAaagctgtcttctggcttccacatgcgcACTGCGGCACTCCCCCATCACACACAGAGTACTAAAAACTGAATGGAAGCATTTAAGAGGTGTGTACAGATGGCAGAGGGAAGACTGAAGATGCATCTCCTATACAGTCATATTAGGGCAGCACAAGCAGagttattttctttccttatttttcaacTTCACTtagatgtctgtctgtctgaaaaGGGTTTTCTTCCGAAACTCACCAAGAAGCCTCTAGTGGTGCGGTGATTTTCCTTATCTCTGCATctgcatgtttgtttttgtttttccacacagggtttctctctgtgtgaccttggctgtcttgtactcactctgtagaccaggctggcctcaaactcagtgatctgcctgcttctgcctcccaaatgctggaatcaaaggtgtgttCCACTACCACCCCACTGCCTCTGCATCTTAGGAGCAGGAGTTAAAGACATGTCACCATGTCCACTTCCAGATATCTAATAACCCtaattatctatcatctacctacctacctacctgtctgtctgtctgaaacAGGGCCTCATGATGTAGCCTTGGTTAACCTggtagaaatctgcctgcctctgcctcctaaacgCCAGGATtaaaaggcacacaccaccacacctcaCAATAAATTTACACTTTTAAAAAGCTTTGTTATATATAacgaaatttaaaaatttcacaaAATAATTGTCTGGAACcacaaataattgaaaaaaagaataatCAGTTTATCAAAGGACATTATGCCTGCTGTTAGAATTTTTTCCTAAATTTATGAATTTCTATAATTTCCCCCTGTATACTgagagtattcttttttttttctgtcttttttgtttttttgtttgtttggttggttggttggttgttttttgtttttttggttgttgttttgagacagggtttctctgtgtacccctggctgtcctccaacttgctctgtagaccagcctagctgcaaactcacagtaatctgtctgcctctgcttccctgagcggTGTGATTAAAAgcccaccaccacacctgacacttttctttttactttatttattcatttatttaactttatttttggtttttctgagacaggatttctctgtgtagccttggctgtcctggactcgctttgtctTCAAACTCAATAAAGAACTGCCTGCCTTTTTcttcccttagtgctgggattacaggcatgtgccattatgcCTGGTTTCagacagtttctttcttttatagtatttattattatatatataatatttaaaaagaaatatatatatatatatacatacacacacacacacacacacatatatatacacagtgttctgcctgtatgtatgcattcatgctagaagagggcaccagatctcattatagatggttattgTTATGTtgctgtgaactgaactcagccagtgctcttaccctttgcgtcatctctccagccccggacaGTTTCTTAAGGTACAATCATGACCTATTTTTCCTTCAGTATCTCAATCACCTCAAGAACCACCTTAAACATTTCTGTGATTATTCCATATCTGCCATTTGGACAGTCAGAGCTACGGGTCTTTGTTAATAGCTACAATTATCTTGTTGTCCTTCATCCCAGCCAAACACTGCACAGCTCCAGATATCCCGACAGCAACATAAAGTTCTAGAGCTACTACTTTCTTGTCTGACCGACTTGCATGCCATTAGAACAAAGCCATCTTTAGAGCAGCAAGGGAGGCACCAATTGCAGCATGTAGCTGATCTGCCAATCATCTGGCAACTTAAGACCCTATTCTTCAGACCCCATATAACAACACTTTGGCATCAGTTCTGGTTGATCACTTTTCCTCAACTTCTAGTCAAGCCACTCTGATATTCCTGCTGGCAAAGATGTTGGTGCCTCTTCTGAACCAGCACTACCTCTACTTGTTGCTGCAGCCTCAAAAGATGTTCCCTGAAAAGAAAACGTCTTCACTTTGTCATCGTATTTTACTATTCATAAAACATTTCCTGCATAGAAAATTTCTCATAAATGTGTCATGTGACTTGATCTCAATGATGTCAGAAACTGGGGGAACATCAAGTTTGGGTGCTATTCTGGGAAAAAAGATTCTTTCAAAAGGCAGATGCTCCAGCACAGATGCTGTGTAACTGAACTGCTTTTTGAGTTTCCAAAACCAATGGTGTCCTCTGGAAGGAAGGCTCTGCATGTACCATGCTGAGCTACCAGACTTTGGTTACACCGGCAACTTTACAACACCTTGCACCATTTTGTCACCTCTGGTTCCAGACAGTAAGTAAGATACTTCAGCAAGATGAAtgtgatggtgtttatcataatAGGTACTAAAGAAGCACTTGCATGTTCAGCTATTACTAAAACACTGTGAAATCTGAGCAAAAAGGCCTCAGCCACCTGGAGCTGTGGGAATAGCTGCCTCTGCCAACCATCCAAATGCTTGTCCTCATTATTTGTATAGTAAAGAAGTTTATGCTTTGAAAAATGTTatataaaaagctgggcatagggctagagagacggctcagaggttaagagcacttgccactcttccagaggtcctgagttcaattcccagcaaccacacggtggctcacaaccatctatagcgagatctggtgccctcttctggcatgcaggtgtacatgccgGCAGaccactgtacacataataaataaataaataaataaataaatccttaaaaaaaaaaaaaagaggtgggcAATAGTggacatgcttttaatcccagcacttgggcagcagaggcaggtagatctcttggaATTCAAGGACAATACAACTACATAAGAGGGACCCTGACTCAAtgcgtgtgcgcgcgtgcgcatgcgtgtatgtgtgtgaaatctAGACTCCAGGGAAGTTTGGTGttcaagtagattttttttttaaataaagacttatttattttatgtatgtagaCTTTTATCTGCAGGTACATCTATCTGTATAACAGAAGAGGTCAACTAATCCCATGTAACTatagttaaagatggttgtgagccaccagtggGAGCTAGGagttgaattcaggacctctaaaagagcagctactgttcttacccactgagctatctctctagccctcaaaAGATTCTTTAAGCAAAAGGAATGTGTTGAAGAACAGCATGtgccaggtggtagtggcacacgactttaatcctagcactggggaggcagaggtggaggcaaaggcaggcagatggatctctgtgatttggaggccagcctggtctacaaagtgagttcaggacagccagggctctctgttacacagagaaaacctgtctcgaaaaaccaaaaagaaaatttagaagaAATTACACATGATGATCCTATTCTAGGAGAAAACACAAGCAGGAATtaataaaactcttttttttttttttttttttaaagattttatttatttatttatttatttgtaatgcATAATAGTGctctaagagggcagtagagggtgtagatggttgtgagccaccatgtgggttctgggaattgaactcaggacctctggaagagcagacagtactcttaaccactgagccatctctccagccccttaataaAACTCTTAACAGGGTTAGGGAGGTAGCTCAGTGACAAAGTGCTTGCCTAGGTATACAGAGAACTCTATCAGCAACCTCCCTATAAGATATTCTGGTACAACAGAAGCACAACATTacgggagt belongs to Meriones unguiculatus strain TT.TT164.6M chromosome 4, Bangor_MerUng_6.1, whole genome shotgun sequence and includes:
- the Bag4 gene encoding BAG family molecular chaperone regulator 4 isoform X1, translating into MVHVRSALGVQGAGPARDWLQPSDPLRRPPVPVARWRLRNEPAVGGGKRFAAAEPMSALRRSGYGPSDGPSYGRYYGPGGGDVPVHVPPPLYPPLRPEPPQPPVSWRGRGGAPAETTWPGEGAGGDGYYPSGGAWAEPSRAAGGHQVGSPVLPGGAAGKSRAEEQPPYPGFNSNYWNSVRARAPYPNSYSVRPELQGQGVSSYANGAYGPPYPPGPAASSASYSGAYYVPGYTQSSYSTEVPSTYRSPGNSPTPASRWVYSQQDCPTEAPPPLRSQVPGYPASQNPGMTLPHYPYGDGNRTVPQSAATVRPQDDAWASGAYGMGPRYPWPSAAPSAPPGNLYMTESASPWPGNSSPQPPPSPPPQQPKDSSYSYNQSSHGMNRHTFPCSVHQYESSGTMNNDNSDLLDSQVQYSAEPQLYGNAASEHPSSQVPSNNLSEECFSTDEGTPPSIKKIIHVLEKVQYLEQEVEEFVGKKTDKAYWLLEEMLTKELLELDSVETGGQDSVRQARKEAVCKIQAILEKLEKKGL
- the Bag4 gene encoding BAG family molecular chaperone regulator 4 isoform X2; its protein translation is MVHVRSALGVQGAGPARDWLQPSDPLRRPPVPVARWRLRNEPAVGGGKRFAAAEPMSALRRSGYGPSDGPSYGRYYGPGGGDVPVHVPPPLYPPLRPEPPQPPVSWRGRGGAPAETTWPGEGAGGDGYYPSGGAWAEPSRAAGGHQEQPPYPGFNSNYWNSVRARAPYPNSYSVRPELQGQGVSSYANGAYGPPYPPGPAASSASYSGAYYVPGYTQSSYSTEVPSTYRSPGNSPTPASRWVYSQQDCPTEAPPPLRSQVPGYPASQNPGMTLPHYPYGDGNRTVPQSAATVRPQDDAWASGAYGMGPRYPWPSAAPSAPPGNLYMTESASPWPGNSSPQPPPSPPPQQPKDSSYSYNQSSHGMNRHTFPCSVHQYESSGTMNNDNSDLLDSQVQYSAEPQLYGNAASEHPSSQVPSNNLSEECFSTDEGTPPSIKKIIHVLEKVQYLEQEVEEFVGKKTDKAYWLLEEMLTKELLELDSVETGGQDSVRQARKEAVCKIQAILEKLEKKGL